From the Deinococcus aestuarii genome, the window CTCAACATGACGAAACCTCCTTGACGGGAGCGGGGAGAAGGGCAAGGCCTTCCCGTCAAGCGTAGGGAGCGCCGCCCGCGCCGAGCCCGCGAGAAAGATGCATGAAGGTTTACCTGCGGGAAGCCGGACACTCACCCCCGGCCCGGTGTGGCGACCCGCCACTCCATCTCCGCCCCGCTCGCCCGGAAGCCCAGCGCCCCGTACAGCGGCCGGGCCAGCTCGCTCGTGCCCAGGCCGACCCGGGAGACGCCGCGCTCCTGAGCTGCGCCCAGGCAGCGGGTGACGAGTTCTCGCGCGAGGCCACGACGGCGGTGCCCCGGGTGCGTCCAGACATTGACCACCCGCGCCCGGAAGGGGCTGGGGTCACCCCGCGAGGGTCCCCACTCCAGCAGGGTCAGGCCCGCGCCCGCCACGACCTCCTCCCCGTCTACGGCGAGGAAGCCGACGTACACGCCGCGTCTGAGGGCATCCGCGACCCAGACGGCGTAGATGGGGCGCTCGTGGGCGTCGGCCTCGTCGGAGTAACGATGCAGGGCGATGGTGTCGGCGTCGGTGGACGTGGCGGGACGGAAGGCAGCAGGAAGCATCCCTCCACTCTGCCGTTTCTCCCGCCAGCCGCACATTCGCGCCCAGACGTGCGTGCTAGCTTCCCCGCATCATGACTGCCGTACAGGGACAGGTGAAGGCCAGGACGCTCGGAGAACTGCTTCAGACGCCGGAATACGCGGGCCGCGCACCCTTCGACGGCCGCATCCGGCTCGTCCACGACGAGGTGCGCGAGAACCTGACGCGCAAGCTGCGCACGGGCGAGGACCTCTTTCCCGGCGTGATCGGCTACGACGAGACCGTGATTCCTCAGCTCACCAACGCGCTCCTCGCGCGCCAGAACTTCATCCTCCTCGGCCTGCGCGGTCAGGCGAAAAGCCGCATCCTGCGCGCCATCACGGGCCTGCTCGACGAATTCGTGCCCGTCATCGACGGCGTGGACATGCCCGACGACCCCCTCAACCCCATCGGGGCGGAGGGCCGTCACCTGCTCGAAGTGCACGGCCTGGACCTGCCCATCCGCTGGCTGCCGCGCGGCGACCGCTACGTGGAAAAGCTCGCCACCCCCGACGTGACGGTGGCCGACCTGATCGGCGACGTGGACCCCATCAAGGCGGCCCGGCTGGGCACGTCCCTGGGTGACACCCGCTCGATGCACTTCGGGCTGCTGCCGCGCGCCAACCGGGGCATCTTCGCGGTGAACGAGCTCGCCGACCTCGCGCCCAAGGTGCAGGTGGCCCTCTTCAACATCCTTCAGGAGGGCGACGTCCAGATCAAGGGCTACCCGATCCGGCTCGAACTCGACGTGATGCTCGTCTTCTCGGCCAACCCCGAGGACTACACGGCGCGCGGCAAGATCGTCACGCCGCTCAAGGACCGCATCGGCAGT encodes:
- a CDS encoding GNAT family N-acetyltransferase gives rise to the protein MLPAAFRPATSTDADTIALHRYSDEADAHERPIYAVWVADALRRGVYVGFLAVDGEEVVAGAGLTLLEWGPSRGDPSPFRARVVNVWTHPGHRRRGLARELVTRCLGAAQERGVSRVGLGTSELARPLYGALGFRASGAEMEWRVATPGRG
- a CDS encoding ATP-binding protein, with the translated sequence MTAVQGQVKARTLGELLQTPEYAGRAPFDGRIRLVHDEVRENLTRKLRTGEDLFPGVIGYDETVIPQLTNALLARQNFILLGLRGQAKSRILRAITGLLDEFVPVIDGVDMPDDPLNPIGAEGRHLLEVHGLDLPIRWLPRGDRYVEKLATPDVTVADLIGDVDPIKAARLGTSLGDTRSMHFGLLPRANRGIFAVNELADLAPKVQVALFNILQEGDVQIKGYPIRLELDVMLVFSANPEDYTARGKIVTPLKDRIGSEIRTHYPTDVREGMSITAQEAVRDTGVIVPDFMAELIEEIAFQAREDGRVDKMSGVSQRLPISLMEVASANAERRSLTQGDHPVVRVSDVYAGLPAITGKMELEYEGELKGADTVARDVIRKAAGAVYARHLASADTRDLEKWFEEGNVFRFLQSGDASGAMKATRQVPGLTDLAVTVAGSNDDAVRVAAAEFILEGLYGRKKLSRAEETYAAPEPETRQQRGGRWN